One Syntrophorhabdus sp. genomic window, CACGCCGAAGACCGGGAAACCGATATATCCCGGAAGAGGCATCTCGAAGAGCTTCATCCGCTCGAAGAAAGGCACGGTGTAGACCCATTTGACGGGCGAGAGGGAATTCCACGTCTCCCACAGGAGGCCGCACACGAGCCCTGAGGCCAGAGCGCCGAGAAGACGGCCGACCTCTCCGCGCTCAAGGTCGCCCATGAAGGACCGGTATCCCGCGCGGTGATTGATCCCGTCGATGATAGGGATGGCGAATACCCAGGCTAGTCCGAAGAGATACCCGGGAAAGATGAGGGTGAGCAGGAAGAGGGCGATGCCGCAGGACATGGCCCGGGTCGGATACCTGCGGGATACCGTGACGGGCCGTAGCCTGACACGGTCGAGAAGCGGGGATATGATGGCCGCCGTGAGACAGATAGCCGGGATGACAGTGCCATAGGCAAGGAGATATCCGGCATATCGCAGTGGAATACCGTGGGGAACGTTGACGTAGAACCAGTTCCCGATACGCAGGTTGACAAGCTCGAAGACGCACCAGTAGCCACAGGAAACGATTATCACCGCCGGCAGGGAACGATCAAGGAAGAGAAGAGGTCTTCCCGATCTCAAGGACACAAGTGAATCGAGAAGGATTATGTACGACCACCACGAGGTCACATAGAAGAAACTGATGACCGGTTCAAGACCCCATACGAGCGCCAGGTGACCGAACAGGTAGAGGGCTATCGAAAGGCCTACGAGAAAAGGTTCTTTTCTCACATGGGATATCAGGAGTTGTTGCTGGATCTTTCCGTGGGCTGTGTCGCTTCAGGGCCCTGACTGCTCGCCGCATCGACATTTCCCTTGATGCGCGTCGCGCCGATATAGGCCCCGGAATAGTAACCGGAAGAGAGTGTGTCTATCTTCACACCAAGGCGGCTCTTTCCTGAAGAGGCGTGAATGAAATTGCCATCGCCTATGAAGATGCCCACATGGGTGGGATATTTCGCGTAGCGTCGTGTCTTGAAGAACACAAGGTCGCCAACGGACAATTCTTCCCGGGAGATCTTGTTCCCGACCTTGTACTGCTCGCGGGCGCTCCTCGGGAGTTCCACATCGAAGATCTCGTATATCTTCTTCACATAGGCGGAGCAGTCGAGGCCGCGCAGGGTGTTCCCGCCGTACTTGTAGGGGGCGCCCATGAAACTTTTCGCCACCTTCACGAGCATATATTTCTCTTCGCTGTTCTTCCAGGGTTTCACCGATACGCTCTTGAAGGACATGATAGTGTCGCCATCGTCGCCATCGTCTTCCATCACCTTCGGAATGAGGATGGTCCTGCCGGGGGAGAGTCTTCTGTTCTTTCTCGACGTAAGGTTATTTGTCGCGATGAGCTCATCCTTTTCAACGTTGAACCTGCTGGCTATCTTGTCGAGCGTGTCGCCTCGCTTCACCCTGTATTCCATAAACTCGTCATCGCTCTCGGAGACAACGGGTTCCGCCGGTTCTTCCTGCCTCACCTGGGCCCTTATGGCTTTCGAGGACGACGCCTTGCGGGTCTCTCTGACGGCACGGTCCTCATCGCTGCTTTTGATGACGATCGTCTGTCCGGGGGAGAGCCTGTTCGAACGGAGACCGTTCATGTTTT contains:
- a CDS encoding LysM peptidoglycan-binding domain-containing protein, which translates into the protein MRKLPIFCILCVGILFLAIPLVTTAAQVTHKVKRGDSLYNLAKKYHVSVSHLKNMNGLRSNRLSPGQTIVIKSSDEDRAVRETRKASSSKAIRAQVRQEEPAEPVVSESDDEFMEYRVKRGDTLDKIASRFNVEKDELIATNNLTSRKNRRLSPGRTILIPKVMEDDGDDGDTIMSFKSVSVKPWKNSEEKYMLVKVAKSFMGAPYKYGGNTLRGLDCSAYVKKIYEIFDVELPRSAREQYKVGNKISREELSVGDLVFFKTRRYAKYPTHVGIFIGDGNFIHASSGKSRLGVKIDTLSSGYYSGAYIGATRIKGNVDAASSQGPEATQPTERSSNNS